A single window of Pyxicephalus adspersus chromosome 10, UCB_Pads_2.0, whole genome shotgun sequence DNA harbors:
- the TWNK gene encoding twinkle mtDNA helicase isoform X2: MQGINTLWGSFEINNVRLAKVMLTQFSLLRLEEQLHLYDEWADKFEELPLYFMTFHGQQNIQTVIDTMKHAVYMYDMSHVIIDNLQFMMGQEQLHTDKFALQDYIVGAFRKFATDNNCHVTLVIHPRKEDDDKELQTSSIFGTAKASQEADNILILQDRKLVSGPGKRHLQLAKNRFDGDVGVFSLEFNKTNLTYSSKGKAKVKRVGKENEPPPSPSSEKPTKNKTEK, from the exons ATGCAGGGGATTAACACCTTGTGGGGGAGTTTTGAAATCAACAACGTGCGTCTGGCCAAAGTCATGCTGACCCAGTTCTCTCTGCTGCGTCTGGAAGAACAGCTGCACCTTTATGACGAGTGGGCAGACAAATTTGAGGAGCTGCCGCTCTATTTTATGACCTTCCATGGACAGCAAAACATACA gactGTTATTGACACAATGAAGCATGCAGTGTACATGTATGACATGAGCCATGTGATCATTGATAATCTGCAGTTCATGATGGGGCAGGAACAGCTGCATACCGATAA ATTTGCATTGCAGGATTATATAGTTGGTGCGTTCAGGAAATTTGCCACAGATAATAACTGTCATGTGACTCTGGTCATTCACCCCCGGAAAGAAGATGACGACAAGGAATTGCAGACATCATCTATATTTGGCACTGCAAAA GCCAGCCAGGAGGCCGATAATATTCTGATCCTCCAGGACCGGAAGCTGGTAAGTGGTCCTGGCAAAAGACATCTACAACTGGCTAAAAATCGATTTGATGGGGATGTGGGAGTGTTCTCCCTGGAATTCAACAAGACCAACCTGACATATTCTTCCAAAGGCAAGGCAAAAGTAAAGAGAGTCGGCAAGGAAAATGAGCCTCCTCCCAGCCCCTCATCTGAGAAGCCGACAAAGAATAAAACGGAGAAGTAA